The following coding sequences are from one Panthera leo isolate Ple1 chromosome E1, P.leo_Ple1_pat1.1, whole genome shotgun sequence window:
- the CACNG1 gene encoding voltage-dependent calcium channel gamma-1 subunit — protein sequence MSQTKAPKVRATLFCILVGVVLAMVAVVTDHWAVLSPEVEHHNATCEAAHFGLWRICIKRIVTSDGKDKTCGPISLPGEKNCSYFRHFNPGETSEIFEVTTQKEYSISAAAIAIFSLGFIIMGTICALLSFRKKRDYLLRPASMFYAFAGLCLFVSVEVTRQSVKRMIDSEHTVWIDYYYSWSFACACAAFVLLFLGGLALLLFSLPRMPQNPWESCMDAEPEH from the exons ATGTCCCAGACCAAAGCGCCCAAGGTCCGCGCGACCCTCTTCTGCATCCTGGTGGGCGTCGTGCTGGCCATGGTGGCCGTGGTGACCGACCACTGGGCGGTGCTGAGCCCCGAGGTGGAGCACCACAATGCCACCTGCGAGGCGGCCCACTTCGGCCTCTGGCGGATTTGCATCAAGCGCATTGTCACGAGTGACGGCAAGGACAAGACCTGCGGACCCATCTCCCTGCCTGGGG AGAAAAACTGTTCCTACTTCAGGCATTTTAACCCAGGCGAGACCTCCGAGATCTTCGAAGTCACTACTCAGAAAG AGTACAGCATCTCGGCCGCGGCCATCGCCATCTTCAGCCTCGGCTTCATCATCATGGGGACCATCTGCGCGCTTCTGTCCTTCAGGAAGAAGCGGGATTACCTGCTGAGGCCGGCGTCCATGTTCTATGCGTTCGCAG GTCTGTGCCTCTTCGTGTCGGTGGAGGTCACGCGGCAGTCGGTGAAGCGCATGATCGACAGCGAGCACACCGTCTGGATCGACTACTACTACTCCTGGTCCTTCGCCTGCGCCTGCGCCGCCTTCGTCCTCCTCTTCCTCGGCGGCCTCGCCCTCCTGCTCTTCTCCCTGCCTCGAATGCCCCAGAACCCCTGGGAGTCCTGCATGGACGCCGAGCCCGAGCACTAG